The Bdellovibrio bacteriovorus W nucleotide sequence TCAACAGTTCCACGGCGAATATGCATTGCTGCGAGAGTGTGTGCCGGAACAGAGTTCGTTTCAGATAAAAGAAGATTCACAGTCCCGTCCGTATTGGAAGTGTAAGGGGCAGGAGAAAAATTGGATCCGATAGATGTTTGGTTATTCACTAAGACGATCGGAGATTCCGTAAGAAATGACTCTTGCTCCGGAAGGCTGACTTCAAGACCCCAGCCCTCATTGTTCCAAGTTCGAATGGCTTCTGCTGTCATCAAAGAGTAAACACTAGGTCCCATTTTCTTCACGGCATGATAGCTCTTCTCTGCCAAGAATCGAAAAGCGCTGCGATCGTTTTTTTCAGCCAACGAGCGCAAGTGGGAGCGAAACTTATTAGCAAGCTCTGCTGCTACGGCCGGGAGTCCAAGCCCCCCGTTAGTCAGCATATACTTAGTCATGCCTTCCGCAGCGACTTCAATAACATCAATATGACGAACATATCCTTCGAAAATACTGCGAATAGCGATATCGATACGGTTAGAGATTCCAATTTCTTGAGCGAGGTCATTGGCAGTGCCCGAACGAACAACCGCAATG carries:
- a CDS encoding putative kinase (COG1597 Sphingosine kinase and enzymes related to eukaryotic diacylglycerol kinase), whose protein sequence is MRVSVLINERAGSVNADFIEGKIRESLFRCDLRIARPKTHPELADFLAEEIAQSTDGFIICGGDGTINATLQHLMALRLSEKMPPIAVVRSGTANDLAQEIGISNRIDIAIRSIFEGYVRHIDVIEVAAEGMTKYMLTNGGLGLPAVAAELANKFRSHLRSLAEKNDRSAFRFLAEKSYHAVKKMGPSVYSLMTAEAIRTWNNEGWGLEVSLPEQESFLTESPIVLVNNQTSIGSNFSPAPYTSNTDGTVNLLLSETNSVPAHTLAAMHIRRGTVDKFAPIKTFELKEFKLKTQNPERLLTFFGDGEILHRDVQEISVRCIHRALPLMVRQ